The following are from one region of the Paenalkalicoccus suaedae genome:
- the infB gene encoding translation initiation factor IF-2, with protein MKKVRIYEYAKERNLQSKDVIAKLKEANVEVNNHMSVMTEEMMQKLEKPKQQNQSNGSADKKVASDPKRTKPKSPKNVEEQPVKEKTTKRTFKEDDKKKNNRNSGQNKNNRGNNKGRQTNQTQTPRPQVKKEMPTHVTFTLPISVGEFANKLNKEPSEIIKKLMGLGVMATINQELDKDTVELLTADFGVEFEEEIIIDETEFETIVDEDNEEDLLERSPVVTIMGHVDHGKTTLLDSIRNTKVTAGEAGGITQHIGAYQVEENGKKITFLDTPGHAAFTTMRARGAQVTDITILVVAADDGVMPQTVEAINHAKAAEVPIIVAVNKIDKEGSNPDRVMQELTEHGLVSEAWGGETIFVNVSALNGEGIDDLLEMILLVSEVAELKANPNKAAVGTVVEAELDRGRGPVATLLVQGGTLSVGDPIVVGNAFGKVRAMVNDIGRRVKSAGPSTPVEITGLNSVPSAGDQFRVFKDEKKARQVGEARATREREASRKENSTVSLEDLFDQIQQGDIKEINVIVKADVQGSAEAMKGSLEKIDVEGAKINIIHAGVGAIAESDVILASASKAIIIGFNVRPDANTQRVAESEKVDIRLHRVIYAAIEEIEAAMKGLLDPIYEEKVIGQAEVRQVFKVSKVGSIAGSYVTDGKITRDSDVRLIRDGVVIFEGGLQALKRFKDDVKEVAKNYECGITLDGFNDVKEGDTIEAYIMEEIAR; from the coding sequence ATGAAAAAGGTGCGAATTTATGAATATGCAAAAGAGCGAAATTTACAAAGCAAAGACGTTATAGCGAAGCTAAAAGAAGCAAATGTGGAAGTTAACAACCACATGAGCGTTATGACAGAAGAAATGATGCAAAAGCTAGAAAAACCGAAGCAGCAGAATCAATCGAATGGTTCTGCAGATAAGAAAGTTGCTTCTGACCCAAAACGTACTAAACCAAAATCTCCAAAGAATGTTGAGGAACAGCCTGTGAAAGAAAAAACAACAAAACGCACGTTCAAAGAAGACGATAAGAAGAAAAATAACCGTAATAGCGGTCAAAATAAAAACAACCGCGGGAACAATAAAGGACGCCAGACGAATCAAACACAAACTCCACGTCCTCAAGTGAAGAAGGAAATGCCTACGCATGTTACCTTTACACTACCTATTTCTGTTGGTGAGTTTGCAAATAAATTAAATAAAGAGCCTTCTGAAATTATCAAGAAGCTTATGGGACTTGGCGTTATGGCGACAATTAACCAAGAGCTTGATAAAGACACAGTGGAGCTTTTAACTGCTGATTTTGGCGTTGAGTTCGAAGAAGAGATTATCATTGATGAGACAGAGTTCGAAACAATTGTCGATGAAGATAACGAAGAAGACCTTCTAGAGCGCTCACCTGTTGTGACAATCATGGGTCACGTTGACCATGGTAAAACAACGCTTCTTGATAGCATTCGTAATACGAAGGTAACAGCTGGAGAAGCTGGTGGAATCACGCAGCATATCGGTGCTTACCAAGTAGAAGAAAACGGCAAGAAGATTACGTTCTTAGATACACCTGGTCACGCAGCTTTCACAACAATGCGAGCTCGTGGAGCACAGGTTACAGATATTACAATTCTCGTAGTAGCTGCTGATGATGGTGTTATGCCTCAAACGGTGGAAGCAATTAACCACGCGAAAGCTGCAGAAGTACCAATCATTGTTGCGGTAAACAAGATCGATAAAGAGGGATCTAATCCTGATCGCGTTATGCAAGAGTTAACGGAGCACGGCCTTGTATCAGAGGCTTGGGGTGGAGAAACAATCTTTGTTAACGTATCTGCATTAAATGGAGAAGGTATTGATGATCTTCTTGAGATGATCCTTCTTGTTTCAGAAGTAGCTGAGCTAAAAGCAAACCCTAATAAAGCGGCAGTAGGTACAGTTGTTGAAGCGGAACTTGACCGCGGTCGTGGACCGGTAGCAACATTACTCGTTCAAGGTGGAACACTATCTGTTGGTGATCCAATCGTTGTTGGTAATGCCTTCGGTAAAGTACGAGCGATGGTAAATGACATCGGACGTCGTGTTAAATCTGCTGGACCATCTACGCCGGTCGAAATTACGGGTCTAAACTCTGTTCCTTCTGCGGGTGATCAATTCCGCGTATTTAAGGATGAGAAAAAAGCTCGTCAAGTTGGGGAAGCAAGAGCAACGCGCGAGCGTGAAGCTAGTCGTAAAGAGAACTCTACGGTTAGTCTTGAAGACTTATTCGATCAGATTCAACAAGGTGATATTAAAGAAATCAATGTCATTGTAAAAGCAGACGTTCAAGGTTCTGCGGAAGCAATGAAAGGATCTCTTGAAAAAATCGATGTCGAAGGCGCGAAGATCAATATCATCCACGCCGGCGTTGGAGCGATTGCAGAATCAGACGTTATCCTAGCTTCTGCATCTAAAGCAATCATCATCGGTTTCAACGTTCGTCCTGATGCAAATACACAGCGTGTAGCTGAGTCTGAAAAAGTAGACATTCGCTTACACCGTGTTATTTATGCAGCGATCGAAGAAATTGAAGCTGCGATGAAGGGGCTTCTTGATCCAATTTATGAAGAAAAAGTGATTGGTCAAGCAGAAGTGCGTCAAGTGTTCAAGGTTTCTAAAGTTGGTTCTATTGCAGGTTCTTACGTAACGGATGGTAAGATCACTCGTGATTCAGATGTACGCTTAATCCGTGACGGTGTTGTTATCTTTGAAGGTGGCTTACAGGCCCTAAAACGCTTTAAAGATGATGTAAAAGAAGTTGCGAAGAACTACGAGTGTGGAATAACGCTTGATGGCTTTAATGATGTGAAGGAAGGCGACACGATCGAAGCCTACATTATGGAAGAAATTGCGCGTTGA
- the nusA gene encoding transcription termination factor NusA produces the protein MNSEFMEALVTIEKDKGIDKEVILEAIEQALITGYKRNFNSAQNVRVDIDRELGTIRVFARKDVVEEVFDARLEISLEEAKKINPLYELDDVVEIEVTPRDFGRIAAQTAKQVVTQRVREAERGIIYSDFIDREEDIMTGIVQRQDHRYIYVDLGKVEALMPINEQMPNESYQHNDRIKAYITKVEKTTKGPQILISRTHPGLLKRLFELEVPEIYDGAVEIKSVSREAGERSKISVYAENEEIDPVGSCVGPRGQRVQTIVNELKGEKIDIVRWSEDPKKYVANALSPSKVLKVTVNEEEKMTQVIVPDYQLSLAIGKRGQNARLAAKLTGWKIDIKSETEAEELGLYQAGEELSDEQEDWGDIATDDNFESTSTDDVASWLDEEE, from the coding sequence ATGAATAGTGAGTTTATGGAGGCACTAGTAACAATTGAAAAGGATAAGGGAATTGATAAGGAAGTCATATTAGAAGCAATTGAACAAGCCCTTATTACTGGATATAAAAGAAACTTTAACTCTGCACAAAACGTGCGTGTAGATATTGATCGTGAGCTAGGTACGATTCGTGTGTTTGCGCGTAAAGATGTAGTGGAGGAAGTGTTTGACGCTCGTTTAGAAATCTCTCTAGAGGAAGCAAAAAAAATCAATCCTCTATATGAGCTTGACGATGTCGTTGAAATCGAAGTAACACCTAGAGACTTTGGGAGAATAGCTGCGCAAACGGCAAAGCAGGTTGTGACGCAGCGAGTTCGTGAAGCAGAGCGAGGTATCATTTACTCTGATTTCATCGATCGCGAAGAGGATATCATGACAGGTATTGTACAACGCCAGGACCATCGTTATATTTATGTAGACCTTGGTAAAGTAGAAGCGTTAATGCCTATTAATGAGCAAATGCCGAATGAATCCTATCAGCATAATGATCGCATCAAGGCATACATTACAAAGGTCGAAAAAACGACGAAGGGTCCTCAAATTTTAATTTCTCGTACCCATCCTGGTCTTTTAAAGCGTTTATTTGAGCTTGAAGTTCCTGAGATTTATGATGGTGCTGTTGAAATTAAATCTGTTTCACGAGAAGCTGGAGAGCGTTCTAAGATCTCTGTATATGCAGAGAACGAAGAAATTGACCCAGTTGGTTCTTGCGTAGGTCCAAGAGGACAGCGAGTACAAACGATCGTGAACGAACTAAAAGGCGAGAAGATTGATATCGTGCGATGGTCAGAGGATCCAAAAAAGTATGTAGCTAACGCACTTAGTCCTTCTAAAGTACTTAAAGTAACCGTTAACGAAGAAGAGAAGATGACACAGGTAATTGTGCCTGACTATCAACTATCTTTAGCAATCGGAAAGCGCGGTCAGAATGCTCGTTTAGCAGCAAAACTAACTGGCTGGAAGATTGATATAAAGAGTGAAACAGAAGCAGAAGAACTTGGTCTCTATCAAGCAGGGGAAGAGCTGTCAGATGAGCAGGAAGACTGGGGAGATATCGCAACAGATGATAACTTCGAGTCTACTAGCACAGATGATGTAGCTAGCTGGCTTGACGAAGAAGAATAG
- the truB gene encoding tRNA pseudouridine(55) synthase TruB, translating to MSEELIGVLPLWKPRGITSFDAVQRARRFYKTKKAGHTGTLDPDVEGVLPICIGKATKIVEYLTADKKVYAGEVTLGFSTTTEDASGEVVDQKRVDREITEEEVDRVLASFEGELSQVPPMYSAIKVNGKKLYEYARAGLSVERPVRQITIYSLTRTSDIRQEDGKLTFSYEVECSKGTYVRTLSVQIGEKLGYPAHMSDLVRLESGAFKKEDCFTLEQIEAKAEIGQERSLLLSVEHALSRFPVITVSPELEEKVRNGAIIDTPEEVNKLAGDFIALYNQNQECLALYKHDPKRAGMMKPEKMIRGLV from the coding sequence ATGTCTGAAGAACTAATTGGCGTATTGCCTTTGTGGAAACCACGTGGAATCACCTCATTTGATGCCGTTCAACGAGCAAGGCGTTTTTATAAGACTAAAAAGGCAGGACACACGGGAACGCTAGACCCAGATGTAGAGGGAGTTTTACCAATTTGTATTGGGAAAGCAACGAAGATTGTCGAATATTTAACCGCTGACAAAAAAGTGTACGCGGGAGAAGTGACCCTTGGATTTTCGACGACAACAGAAGATGCATCTGGAGAAGTGGTAGATCAAAAGCGTGTAGACAGAGAAATTACCGAGGAAGAAGTCGACCGTGTTTTAGCATCGTTTGAAGGCGAGCTTAGCCAAGTCCCACCGATGTACTCTGCTATAAAAGTAAACGGGAAAAAGCTGTATGAATATGCACGCGCAGGCTTATCAGTAGAACGTCCTGTAAGGCAGATTACGATTTATTCTTTAACTCGCACAAGTGACATTAGACAAGAAGATGGTAAGCTTACTTTTTCCTACGAAGTAGAATGCAGTAAAGGTACATATGTCCGCACCCTTTCTGTCCAAATCGGAGAAAAGCTAGGGTACCCGGCACACATGTCTGATTTAGTGAGACTTGAAAGTGGTGCGTTTAAAAAAGAAGATTGCTTCACATTAGAGCAAATCGAAGCGAAGGCGGAGATCGGACAAGAACGAAGCTTGTTATTAAGCGTAGAGCATGCCCTTTCACGCTTTCCTGTCATTACAGTATCTCCTGAATTAGAAGAAAAGGTTCGCAACGGAGCAATAATTGATACTCCTGAAGAAGTGAATAAGCTTGCCGGGGATTTTATTGCTTTGTATAATCAAAATCAGGAGTGTCTTGCGCTCTATAAGCATGACCCTAAACGAGCAGGTATGATGAAGCCCGAAAAAATGATTCGTGGGCTTGTATAA
- the rnpM gene encoding RNase P modulator RnpM: MSTKKIPLRKCVVTQEMKPKKSLIRVVRSPEGEVFLDPTSKKSGRGAYVSNDEAIIEEARKKNVLERHLKAEVPESLYDELQRFHFKGKQP, from the coding sequence ATGTCTACTAAAAAAATCCCTCTTAGAAAATGTGTCGTCACGCAAGAAATGAAGCCTAAAAAGTCTTTAATTCGTGTCGTACGCTCACCAGAAGGAGAGGTTTTTCTTGATCCGACTTCAAAAAAGTCTGGTAGGGGAGCCTACGTTTCAAACGATGAAGCCATTATAGAAGAGGCACGTAAGAAAAATGTTTTAGAGCGTCATTTAAAAGCAGAAGTGCCTGAATCACTCTACGATGAGCTTCAACGATTTCATTTTAAAGGAAAACAGCCATAA
- a CDS encoding DUF503 domain-containing protein, with product MIIGLIRIEAIIYDAQSLKEKRSVIKSVADRIRRQYNVSFSEIDHQNVWQRAEWVALSVSGDRVIVERELQRVIDLLDRNEKLEVTKVDWEWL from the coding sequence TTGATCATTGGCTTAATTCGAATCGAAGCGATCATTTATGACGCACAATCGTTAAAAGAGAAACGCTCGGTTATAAAGAGTGTTGCTGATCGTATTAGAAGACAATATAACGTATCTTTTTCGGAAATTGATCATCAAAATGTTTGGCAACGTGCAGAATGGGTAGCACTAAGTGTAAGTGGTGATCGCGTTATTGTAGAGCGTGAGCTACAGCGAGTCATTGATCTGCTTGATCGTAATGAGAAATTAGAGGTTACGAAAGTAGATTGGGAATGGCTTTAG
- the rpsO gene encoding 30S ribosomal protein S15, translated as MALTQERKNEIIAQFKTHESDTGSPEVQVAILTEQINTLNDHLRTHKKDHHSRRGLLKMVGQRRNLLTYLRNKDVTRYRQLVDNLGLRR; from the coding sequence ATGGCATTAACACAAGAGCGTAAGAACGAAATTATTGCTCAATTTAAGACGCACGAGAGCGACACTGGTTCTCCAGAAGTGCAGGTAGCTATCCTAACGGAGCAAATCAACACGCTAAACGATCACTTACGTACACACAAGAAGGACCACCACTCACGTCGTGGCCTACTTAAGATGGTTGGACAGCGTCGTAACCTGTTAACGTATCTTCGTAACAAAGACGTTACTCGTTACCGTCAGCTAGTTGACAATTTAGGACTTCGTCGATAA
- the ribF gene encoding riboflavin biosynthesis protein RibF, protein MQIIHLSHPIFKSDYPKMSMALGFFDGVHSGHKHVIQTAIDHANDHGLKSAVMTFDPHPKEVLRHGASVKYLTNLQDKCALIEELGVDYLFVVAFTKRFAELSPQQFIDQYIIDLNVSHVVAGFDYSYGRLGKGTMDSFSYHARGKVTHTTVTKFEADNEKVSSTRIRDALLKNDLEAANAYLGRHYSLLGTVVHGEKRGRTIGFPTANVEPSDSLLVPATGVYAVTIEIDGEILNGVCNIGYKPTFHEERPDAPAVEVHIFDFTGDIYDKDARVTFVASIRAEKKFDSLDALKEQINKDKQTAVEILST, encoded by the coding sequence TTGCAAATAATTCACTTGTCTCACCCAATTTTTAAGTCGGACTATCCTAAAATGTCGATGGCATTAGGTTTTTTTGATGGTGTCCATAGTGGCCATAAGCACGTGATACAAACTGCAATTGACCACGCGAATGATCACGGATTAAAGTCAGCTGTGATGACGTTTGATCCACATCCTAAAGAAGTATTACGTCACGGGGCTTCCGTAAAATATTTGACAAACTTGCAAGATAAGTGTGCGCTTATTGAAGAGCTTGGTGTTGATTACCTATTTGTTGTAGCATTTACGAAGCGGTTTGCGGAGCTTTCCCCTCAGCAGTTTATCGATCAATATATCATCGACCTAAATGTTTCGCACGTTGTAGCTGGGTTTGATTACTCCTACGGTCGCTTAGGTAAGGGCACGATGGATTCGTTTTCTTATCACGCGCGCGGAAAAGTGACGCATACAACGGTCACTAAATTCGAAGCTGATAATGAGAAAGTGAGCTCGACTCGTATTCGCGATGCGCTATTAAAGAATGATTTAGAAGCTGCAAATGCCTATTTAGGTCGACACTATTCTCTCTTAGGCACTGTCGTGCATGGCGAGAAGAGAGGACGGACGATTGGCTTTCCGACGGCGAATGTGGAACCGAGTGATTCCTTATTAGTTCCCGCTACCGGCGTTTATGCCGTGACAATCGAGATAGACGGCGAGATACTAAACGGCGTATGTAACATCGGTTATAAACCAACCTTTCACGAGGAAAGACCAGATGCCCCTGCTGTCGAAGTACACATTTTTGATTTCACAGGGGACATATACGATAAGGACGCGCGAGTGACTTTTGTAGCCTCTATTCGTGCGGAAAAGAAGTTTGACTCACTCGACGCATTAAAAGAACAAATTAATAAAGACAAGCAAACAGCTGTTGAAATTCTTTCTACATAG
- the rbfA gene encoding 30S ribosome-binding factor RbfA — protein MANVRANRVAEQIKKEISAILQRELKDPRIGFITVTDVEVTGDLQQATVFVTVYGEDSERSDSLKALEKAKGFIRKEIGSRIQLRKTPELFFQVDESIEQGNRIEELIRKMNSKE, from the coding sequence ATGGCAAATGTTCGAGCTAATAGAGTAGCAGAGCAAATTAAAAAAGAGATTTCCGCAATTTTGCAACGTGAATTAAAGGATCCTCGTATTGGATTTATTACAGTAACAGACGTAGAGGTTACTGGTGACCTTCAGCAGGCAACCGTGTTTGTCACTGTATATGGAGAAGATTCCGAGCGATCTGATTCACTTAAGGCACTTGAAAAAGCGAAGGGGTTTATCCGTAAAGAAATCGGAAGCCGCATTCAGCTTCGTAAGACGCCTGAGCTCTTCTTCCAAGTGGATGAGAGCATTGAGCAAGGAAATCGTATTGAAGAATTAATTCGCAAAATGAATAGTAAAGAGTAG
- a CDS encoding YlxQ family RNA-binding protein yields the protein MEKWESLLGLMQRARKLITGEELVTKAIQSKKAHAVILAADASENTTKKIIDKCVYHGIPYVRMSDRSTLGRAIGKHERVVIAITDQGFASSFLSLTNDRS from the coding sequence ATGGAAAAATGGGAATCACTTTTAGGTCTCATGCAACGAGCTAGAAAGCTCATTACCGGAGAAGAGCTTGTGACAAAAGCAATTCAGTCTAAAAAGGCTCATGCGGTAATTTTGGCAGCAGACGCATCTGAGAATACGACTAAAAAGATTATTGACAAGTGTGTCTATCACGGTATTCCGTACGTTAGAATGTCTGATCGGAGCACACTCGGACGAGCAATAGGAAAGCACGAACGAGTGGTTATTGCAATAACAGATCAAGGGTTCGCGTCATCATTTTTATCGCTTACAAATGACCGTAGCTGA